Proteins from a single region of Chloroherpeton thalassium ATCC 35110:
- a CDS encoding class I SAM-dependent methyltransferase codes for MLRKIANFFLPKDLMNGIKNYKVKKTENLKIQSSLDKIQKLIQQKEFLNLEIGSGPKKGSNGWITADMWDGADLYLNLLEPIPFPDNTIHKIYSSHLLEHFTIRELEKLLKECYRILVYDGVFSVCVPNARLYIESYCEPEKFDAERFCRYKPAFVYSSKIDYLNYIAYMDGQHKYMFDEENLPEILKRVGFKNVRLRDFDAKIDMESRQHQSIYAEATK; via the coding sequence ATGCTTAGAAAGATAGCAAATTTTTTTTTGCCAAAAGATTTGATGAATGGAATTAAAAATTACAAGGTAAAAAAAACGGAGAATTTGAAAATCCAATCTTCATTGGATAAGATTCAGAAACTTATTCAGCAAAAAGAATTTCTAAATTTAGAAATAGGTTCGGGCCCCAAAAAAGGATCTAACGGTTGGATTACAGCTGATATGTGGGATGGGGCTGATTTATATTTGAATCTTTTAGAACCTATTCCTTTTCCTGATAATACTATACATAAAATTTATTCTTCTCATCTTTTAGAGCATTTTACGATAAGAGAATTAGAAAAACTATTAAAAGAGTGCTATCGTATTTTAGTATATGATGGCGTATTTAGCGTTTGTGTTCCAAATGCAAGATTATATATAGAATCATATTGTGAACCAGAAAAATTCGATGCAGAACGTTTTTGTCGTTATAAACCAGCATTTGTTTATAGCTCAAAAATCGATTATTTGAATTATATTGCTTATATGGATGGTCAGCATAAGTACATGTTTGATGAAGAAAATTTGCCAGAAATCTTAAAAAGAGTCGGATTTAAAAATGTCAGGCTAAGAGATTTCGATGCAAAAATTGATATGGAAAGTAGACAGCATCAATCAATTTATGCAGAAGCTACAAAATGA
- a CDS encoding right-handed parallel beta-helix repeat-containing protein — MCKYSIGLKYLMLVFISISFFGCGDNDEEKKKITGKVLIEDDESGATSVPEETVLIQVYSVSNNQSIQKIRNEAPGTGFENSWRHLFSHHDSNIGSAQTNSNGEFSIEFSSDNELFNLALSSDKYGLKYVYGVKAEDIGEIEMYEEEVFKTRATISTFKTGHSYRFTGSNTSLLSQDGSVSFEAGTIIRLDEDAKLDIYATGNTISFNGLDDNPVVVTSENSNDTWGQVTLYADAVNMTNTKIELCGLSVGNCEKIDINKAVFLNNKYAFTYTNTDSCYVTNCLFVGNMQGALLRRGGELKNCIFSETDENAVVVEGTGYESSWTGPIVVKNNYINQTGENAIDVSQANINIYNNTVNGAAVGVFCTYESWGNISYNTIKSIENYSIWIKAGEVQDGSPSGACKFLGSYGSISYNNIKPPDTDGLYAFYHADGGNVNAINNYWYDTDSTIINDELLKYNVRIAASYNSGNIVFVPYQISEIDSAGAE, encoded by the coding sequence ATGTGTAAATATTCTATCGGGTTAAAATATTTGATGTTGGTGTTTATATCGATCTCATTTTTTGGTTGTGGTGATAATGACGAAGAAAAAAAGAAAATAACCGGTAAAGTCCTGATAGAAGACGATGAATCTGGTGCGACTTCTGTTCCTGAAGAGACTGTTTTAATTCAAGTTTATTCCGTTTCAAATAATCAATCCATTCAAAAAATAAGAAATGAAGCGCCAGGAACCGGTTTTGAAAATTCATGGCGGCATTTATTTAGTCATCATGATAGCAATATTGGTTCTGCACAGACTAATTCAAATGGAGAGTTTAGCATAGAATTTAGCAGTGATAATGAACTGTTCAATCTGGCTTTGTCGAGTGATAAATATGGATTGAAGTATGTTTATGGCGTGAAAGCTGAGGATATTGGTGAAATTGAAATGTACGAGGAAGAAGTTTTTAAAACAAGAGCGACTATAAGCACTTTTAAAACAGGGCATTCATATCGTTTTACAGGTAGTAATACTAGCTTGTTGTCTCAAGACGGGAGTGTTTCATTTGAGGCAGGTACAATCATTAGATTGGACGAAGATGCGAAATTGGATATTTATGCGACTGGAAATACCATTTCTTTTAATGGGTTAGATGATAATCCAGTGGTTGTCACTTCAGAGAATTCAAATGATACATGGGGGCAAGTGACCCTTTATGCAGATGCCGTAAATATGACGAATACAAAAATTGAACTTTGCGGTCTTAGTGTAGGAAACTGTGAAAAAATTGATATAAATAAGGCTGTTTTTTTAAACAATAAGTATGCGTTTACATACACCAATACCGATTCTTGTTATGTGACGAACTGTCTGTTTGTTGGTAATATGCAGGGAGCTCTATTAAGAAGAGGTGGAGAATTAAAAAATTGTATTTTTAGTGAAACTGATGAAAACGCTGTAGTTGTTGAAGGGACTGGTTACGAAAGTTCATGGACTGGGCCAATAGTCGTAAAGAACAACTACATAAATCAAACAGGCGAAAATGCTATTGATGTCTCCCAAGCAAATATAAATATTTATAATAATACAGTTAATGGCGCAGCAGTTGGTGTTTTTTGCACTTATGAAAGCTGGGGTAATATTAGTTACAATACTATAAAATCTATCGAAAACTATTCAATATGGATAAAAGCTGGAGAAGTTCAAGATGGTAGCCCTTCAGGTGCTTGTAAGTTTTTAGGTTCTTATGGCAGTATTTCTTATAATAATATTAAGCCTCCAGATACTGATGGTTTATATGCTTTTTATCATGCGGATGGGGGAAATGTGAATGCTATAAATAATTATTGGTATGATACAGACTCAACAATAATAAATGATGAATTGTTAAAATATAATGTTAGAATAGCAGCATCTTATAATTCGGGTAATATTGTATTTGTACCTTATCAAATATCTGAAATTGATTCTGCGGGTGCAGAGTAA
- a CDS encoding GumC family protein: MSSFNGNMKDGSYYSKSKTMPFQVEEEDISVLIFNYLRALSRGKWVILITFVATVLISVIYSFRQKDIYEGITSVLVRDNTRQSSVIVNFSVTDRRNLANEIEILKSRTLAEQVAYKLLQIIYRDPIRKTDTLDIIKGAGSAKIARVDVIAARIMGAVSVEQVDKADLLLIKFRSHDPEEAAVVSKAIAESYEERSMKYTRNTARSVRQFLEDQLAQKRRLLYESEERLRRFMEDNRVISLDEEGRRMIQRYSLAMSSAEEAEVMVKMLQSSLKAYEQEIRAMTPKLSNSAVQATIDPYTKLFQEEIAKLEVERDKILTDPASRYNVNVQERLQEYNDKIESYKKRLQQSFERQVKQGLSNVNASEAYQELFKNKLNTELELIEQKSKFEAYKKLAEEYDKAFLKSPGVNVEFGRLERKTKSAQELYLLLEKKYQEALIAEEQVPKMVEVIDWAITPGAPIAPNRKANILVGVVIGLTFGVGIVMLIQFLDKTVYTPEQAERLGPLLATIPMMESFDDDVRDKSGASVKVIEGPDAEYKKIASHLVTHFDPKSSVSEAYRTLRTNILFSGVHDFNGSKKQGLIYIITSSSPKEGKSTTISNLAITIAQGGQKVLLIDTDLRRPIIHSIFGYNKEPGITNYLVGRAQIDDIVRNSPIQNLDIITSGTIPPNPSELIGTQRMKDMLQLFRERYDIVLLDSPPIIAVTDPQVLAKVADGMILVLLSGQTQIELAKRSIDAIRKVNAKIIGFVLNSFDFNNSYGSYYKYYRYYNYYYEPKGKNKNVKQGFLTKIIERLVDKV; the protein is encoded by the coding sequence AAGTGTTTTAGTTCGTGATAATACGAGGCAATCTTCAGTTATTGTTAATTTTTCAGTAACGGATAGAAGAAATCTTGCTAATGAAATTGAGATTTTAAAGAGCCGCACGTTAGCTGAACAAGTCGCGTACAAGTTGTTGCAAATTATTTATCGAGATCCCATTAGAAAAACAGACACGCTTGATATTATTAAAGGTGCAGGTAGCGCTAAAATCGCAAGAGTTGATGTGATTGCAGCCAGGATTATGGGTGCTGTAAGCGTTGAGCAAGTAGATAAAGCCGATTTGTTATTAATTAAGTTTCGCTCTCACGATCCAGAAGAAGCAGCCGTTGTCTCGAAAGCAATTGCAGAAAGCTATGAAGAGCGCAGCATGAAATATACAAGAAACACGGCTCGTTCGGTTCGGCAATTTTTGGAGGATCAGCTGGCTCAAAAAAGAAGACTGTTATATGAAAGTGAAGAGCGTTTAAGGCGTTTCATGGAAGATAATCGGGTGATATCGTTGGATGAAGAAGGGCGGCGTATGATCCAACGTTATTCTTTGGCGATGTCGTCAGCGGAAGAAGCTGAGGTCATGGTTAAAATGTTGCAGTCGTCTCTGAAAGCTTATGAGCAAGAAATTCGAGCAATGACCCCAAAGCTTTCGAATTCGGCGGTTCAAGCGACCATTGACCCATATACAAAGCTATTTCAAGAAGAAATTGCTAAGCTGGAAGTTGAACGGGATAAGATTTTAACAGACCCTGCAAGTCGATACAATGTGAATGTCCAAGAACGACTGCAGGAGTATAATGACAAAATCGAATCGTATAAAAAACGCCTTCAACAATCTTTTGAGCGTCAGGTTAAGCAAGGGCTATCAAATGTGAATGCTTCAGAAGCTTATCAAGAATTGTTCAAAAACAAGCTGAATACGGAGCTCGAGTTAATAGAGCAAAAATCAAAATTTGAGGCATATAAGAAGCTTGCTGAAGAATATGATAAGGCATTTTTAAAGTCGCCAGGTGTTAATGTTGAGTTTGGGCGTCTCGAACGTAAAACAAAAAGTGCGCAAGAGCTTTACCTTCTTCTTGAAAAAAAATACCAAGAGGCGTTAATTGCCGAAGAGCAAGTTCCTAAGATGGTTGAAGTGATCGATTGGGCGATCACGCCGGGTGCGCCAATCGCACCTAATCGAAAAGCAAATATTTTAGTTGGGGTTGTTATCGGACTGACTTTTGGCGTTGGTATTGTAATGCTAATTCAATTTTTAGATAAAACAGTATACACTCCTGAACAGGCAGAGCGTTTGGGTCCGCTTCTCGCTACTATTCCGATGATGGAATCGTTTGATGATGATGTTCGGGATAAGTCAGGGGCAAGTGTCAAAGTAATTGAAGGACCTGATGCTGAGTATAAAAAGATAGCCTCTCATTTGGTGACGCATTTTGATCCGAAAAGCTCAGTGTCTGAAGCCTATAGAACTTTACGGACAAATATTCTTTTCTCTGGTGTTCATGATTTTAATGGAAGTAAAAAGCAGGGACTTATTTATATTATAACAAGTTCGTCACCGAAAGAAGGAAAGTCTACTACTATATCAAATTTGGCAATTACCATTGCTCAGGGTGGACAAAAAGTTCTCTTAATTGATACTGATTTAAGACGACCTATTATTCATTCTATTTTTGGTTATAATAAGGAACCTGGTATTACAAACTACTTGGTTGGAAGAGCTCAAATTGATGATATTGTAAGAAATTCTCCAATTCAAAACTTGGATATTATTACATCAGGGACCATTCCGCCAAACCCTTCTGAGTTAATCGGTACTCAGCGTATGAAAGATATGCTGCAGTTGTTTAGGGAGCGTTATGATATTGTATTATTGGATAGCCCGCCTATTATAGCTGTAACAGATCCGCAAGTGCTTGCTAAGGTGGCAGATGGTATGATTCTTGTATTACTTTCTGGTCAAACACAAATAGAATTAGCAAAACGATCGATTGATGCCATTCGCAAAGTAAATGCTAAAATAATAGGATTTGTATTAAATAGCTTTGATTTTAATAATTCATATGGTTCATATTATAAATATTATAGGTATTATAATTATTATTATGAGCCAAAAGGAAAAAATAAAAATGTGAAGCAAGGTTTCTTGACTAAGATTATTGAAAGACTGGTTGATAAAGTATAA
- a CDS encoding FkbM family methyltransferase gives MNLAPIVLFVYNRPWHTEQTLIALTNNELCEESVLYIYADGAKVNANSEELQKIEEVRKIIRQDWRCRDVEIIQSDVNKGLANSIIQGVTDIVNRYGKVIVLEDDIVTSIGFLKYMNDALVLYENEEKVMHISGYMFPVKKKLPDTFFYNTASCWGWGTWKRAWKNFNDDAVYLYNKLIEHDLLYKFNIEGGYDFERQLIDNIEGNIKTWAIKWYASFFLNGGYALHPYPSLTNNIGHDNSGQHCGNDSFYYWSKLANNIKVYKIDIQESKKARKAIRSFYKKKTHQNTFNFIKKNLKKHIPVFIIDKFKKHLTRSGRDFLSKEKKLNEVRCIPRFLVGSTDILGKKLTYVDSASFCFIYKEVFETGIYNFNAESDTPYIIDAGANIGLGVIFFKSIYPNAKIIAFEPDEKVFEILNYNIEAFGLQDVHLVKKGLWDQETILKFYSEGADAGRIAIEEDKGDIIEIPVISLRPYLNQEVDLLKIDIEGAEYVVLKECEDLLKNVKNIFIEYHSFIGKEQNLAEIIFILKNSGFRYNINTPGLVSQNPFTQINTYNGMDMQLNIYAFRTY, from the coding sequence ATGAATTTAGCTCCAATCGTATTATTTGTATATAACCGGCCTTGGCATACTGAGCAGACATTAATTGCTTTAACCAACAATGAGCTGTGTGAAGAATCTGTTCTATATATATATGCTGACGGGGCTAAGGTAAATGCGAATTCTGAGGAACTTCAAAAAATTGAAGAAGTAAGAAAGATTATACGTCAAGACTGGAGATGTAGAGATGTTGAAATTATTCAATCCGATGTAAATAAAGGTCTTGCAAATTCTATTATTCAAGGTGTAACAGATATTGTAAATAGATATGGAAAAGTTATTGTTCTTGAAGATGATATTGTTACTTCTATTGGTTTCTTGAAATATATGAATGACGCATTAGTTTTATATGAAAATGAAGAAAAAGTTATGCACATATCAGGTTATATGTTTCCAGTAAAAAAAAAATTACCTGATACGTTTTTTTATAATACGGCGTCTTGTTGGGGTTGGGGAACTTGGAAAAGAGCATGGAAAAATTTTAATGACGATGCTGTTTATTTATATAATAAACTTATAGAGCATGACTTGCTTTATAAGTTTAATATTGAAGGCGGTTATGATTTTGAACGACAATTAATTGATAATATAGAAGGAAATATAAAAACATGGGCTATCAAATGGTATGCTTCTTTCTTTTTAAATGGTGGTTATGCTTTACATCCATATCCATCATTAACAAATAATATTGGGCATGATAATTCAGGCCAACATTGTGGTAACGACTCGTTTTATTATTGGTCTAAGTTGGCAAACAATATTAAAGTCTATAAAATAGATATTCAAGAATCTAAAAAAGCAAGAAAAGCAATAAGAAGCTTTTATAAAAAGAAAACTCATCAAAATACATTTAATTTTATAAAAAAAAATTTAAAAAAACATATACCAGTATTTATTATTGATAAATTTAAAAAGCATTTGACGCGTTCAGGAAGAGATTTTCTATCCAAAGAAAAAAAATTAAATGAAGTTAGATGTATTCCAAGGTTTCTAGTAGGTTCTACAGACATATTAGGCAAAAAATTAACCTACGTGGATAGTGCGTCGTTTTGTTTTATATATAAAGAAGTTTTTGAGACAGGAATTTATAATTTTAATGCTGAAAGTGATACGCCATATATTATAGATGCTGGAGCAAATATTGGCTTAGGCGTTATTTTTTTTAAAAGTATTTACCCTAATGCAAAAATTATCGCTTTTGAACCTGATGAGAAAGTTTTTGAAATCCTCAATTATAATATTGAAGCTTTTGGTTTGCAAGATGTCCATTTAGTTAAAAAAGGATTATGGGATCAAGAAACTATATTGAAATTTTATTCGGAAGGTGCTGATGCTGGTAGAATAGCTATAGAAGAGGATAAAGGTGATATAATAGAAATTCCTGTTATAAGTCTACGTCCTTATTTAAATCAAGAAGTTGATCTTTTAAAAATTGATATTGAAGGTGCGGAATATGTTGTTCTAAAAGAATGTGAGGATTTACTGAAAAATGTAAAAAATATATTTATAGAATATCACTCTTTTATTGGTAAAGAGCAAAATCTTGCAGAAATTATTTTTATACTAAAAAATTCCGGATTTAGATATAATATTAATACACCAGGATTAGTTTCGCAGAATCCATTTACTCAAATAAACACTTACAATGGTATGGATATGCAATTAAATATTTATGCTTTTCGCACTTATTGA
- a CDS encoding ABC transporter permease: MNQIVIDSNKRALFLNIKEILDYKELLFMLAYRDLKVRYAQTFLGLLWAAIQPVSTLVIFTIVFSKAARVDTGTVPYPIFALAGMSAWGYFSFVLSQAGNSLISSQHMVKKIYFPRLIIPISKALVGFVDFFVALIFLVILMLIYQYPPSLNIVWLPVFFIITVISGLAVGIWMSALTIRYRDFQHILPFLVQFGLYATPIAYPANLLTGKLPNWALSFYYLNPMAGVVEGFRWSLIGGDALNTWSYLSFLIVFFLFVSGLYYFKSVEKVMADIV; encoded by the coding sequence ATGAACCAAATAGTTATTGATAGCAATAAGCGTGCGTTATTTTTAAATATAAAAGAAATTCTGGATTATAAAGAGCTGCTGTTCATGCTAGCTTATCGCGATTTGAAAGTGCGATATGCACAGACTTTTTTAGGTTTGCTATGGGCTGCTATCCAGCCAGTTTCTACATTAGTTATTTTTACAATTGTATTTTCTAAAGCAGCAAGAGTTGATACAGGAACAGTTCCATATCCTATATTTGCATTAGCAGGAATGAGCGCGTGGGGTTATTTTTCGTTTGTGTTGAGTCAGGCGGGAAATTCATTGATCTCCTCTCAGCATATGGTAAAAAAGATATATTTTCCAAGGTTGATTATTCCTATTTCAAAAGCTCTTGTTGGATTTGTCGACTTTTTTGTCGCACTGATTTTTTTAGTGATATTAATGTTAATATACCAATATCCTCCAAGCTTGAATATTGTTTGGTTGCCGGTATTTTTCATTATAACCGTTATCTCCGGTTTAGCTGTTGGAATTTGGATGAGTGCTTTAACCATTCGATATCGTGATTTTCAGCATATTCTTCCGTTTCTTGTTCAGTTTGGCCTGTATGCCACACCGATAGCTTATCCTGCAAACTTACTGACGGGGAAACTCCCGAATTGGGCTTTATCTTTCTATTACTTGAATCCTATGGCTGGCGTAGTCGAGGGTTTTCGTTGGTCACTAATAGGTGGAGATGCATTGAACACATGGTCATATCTATCCTTCTTAATCGTATTTTTTTTATTTGTTTCGGGACTTTATTATTTTAAAAGCGTCGAAAAAGTAATGGCCGATATTGTATGA
- a CDS encoding ABC transporter ATP-binding protein, which yields MSNIAIKVENISKLYHIGVKDSGNLRDSLVYGVKRLFNKEQNNHADEFWALKDVSFDVKHGEVVGIIGRNGAGKSTLLKILSRITEPTSGRIEINGRVASLLEVGTGFHPELTGRENIFMNGSILGMKQAEIRKKFDEIVDFSGVEKFIDTPVKHYSSGMYVRLAFAVAAHLEPEILIIDEVLAVGDSVFQQRCIEKMTEVSKCGRTVLFVSHSMPAVKQLCNRGIVLVHGQKSFEGSTEGAVSFYMNETKLSGKIIDLEQVKRLNGTQSLIFKQISFIHYPIEFGQNIKFKIKLKRKCDEQSIKDLDFGVAIKDKNGSYLIHCSNRFINVYIEHDSDVHEYVFDIQNFLKPSKYYITLFLRAEDIIQDWLPDVCSFEVEDGNPYGYNATKNIKGCVLPAFNIKKEFLKCGSV from the coding sequence ATGTCCAACATTGCAATAAAAGTTGAAAATATTTCCAAACTTTATCATATTGGCGTAAAAGATAGTGGGAATTTAAGAGATTCGCTAGTTTATGGGGTGAAAAGGTTGTTTAACAAAGAGCAAAACAACCATGCTGATGAATTTTGGGCGTTAAAAGATGTTTCATTTGATGTTAAACATGGTGAGGTTGTCGGTATAATAGGTAGGAATGGAGCTGGTAAAAGTACCTTGCTTAAAATTCTATCTCGCATTACGGAGCCAACTTCTGGGAGAATAGAAATTAATGGGCGTGTTGCTTCATTATTAGAAGTTGGAACGGGTTTTCATCCTGAATTAACCGGACGTGAAAATATTTTCATGAACGGCTCGATTTTAGGGATGAAACAGGCGGAAATTAGAAAAAAATTTGACGAAATTGTTGATTTTTCCGGCGTTGAAAAGTTTATAGATACACCGGTAAAACACTATTCCAGTGGAATGTATGTGCGTCTTGCTTTTGCTGTCGCAGCGCATTTGGAGCCTGAAATATTAATTATTGACGAGGTTTTGGCGGTCGGTGATTCTGTTTTTCAGCAAAGGTGTATTGAAAAAATGACAGAAGTTAGCAAATGTGGTAGAACTGTACTATTTGTTTCTCATAGTATGCCTGCCGTGAAGCAACTTTGTAATAGAGGAATTGTTTTAGTTCATGGACAAAAGTCTTTTGAAGGAAGTACAGAAGGAGCCGTATCATTTTATATGAATGAAACAAAATTATCTGGTAAAATTATAGATCTCGAACAAGTAAAAAGATTAAATGGAACCCAAAGCCTTATTTTTAAACAAATTTCATTTATTCATTACCCTATAGAGTTTGGTCAAAATATAAAATTTAAAATAAAATTAAAAAGAAAATGTGATGAACAAAGTATTAAAGATTTAGATTTTGGGGTTGCGATAAAAGATAAAAATGGAAGTTACTTGATTCATTGTAGTAATCGGTTTATTAATGTTTACATTGAACATGATTCTGATGTTCATGAATATGTTTTTGATATTCAAAATTTTTTAAAGCCAAGTAAATATTATATTACCTTGTTTTTAAGGGCTGAAGATATAATTCAGGATTGGTTGCCTGATGTATGTTCATTTGAAGTAGAAGATGGTAATCCTTATGGATATAATGCAACAAAAAATATTAAAGGCTGTGTTTTGCCTGCTTTTAATATTAAAAAAGAGTTTTTGAAATGTGGAAGCGTTTGA
- a CDS encoding glycosyltransferase codes for MNILHINTLSKGGAAKACIRLHLGLLEEGLRSNLLTLDASQQSILNSFQYIKLKKSYPRRIIRRLYRTITEIDEKERHIIQFRPKGFELFSFATSPHRIQEHPFYKRADIINLHWISGFLDYSSFFKNVNKPVVWTLHDMNPFTGGCHYAGDCFGFQKICSDCPQLKGTIDANYAATMLEKKLNSLKHGNCNLIIAAPSKWLFQQSQKSKLFQKIPHILIPYGLPEQFFFPQEKNISKQKLNISPNKKVILFVSDSVENKRKGFDILLNSLSKIDRSFDFVLCAVGHLDKENIKNVDNLHLLGSISDESTMSTIYSAADVFVIPSLEDNLPNTVLESLMCGTPVIGFNIGGISDMIVHGENGYLVNQTNSDALAEAINKFLSGSDPFDRGVIRNEAVKNYALRVQAKKYIQLYQEILNKS; via the coding sequence ATGAACATTTTACATATCAATACGTTAAGTAAAGGAGGTGCGGCTAAAGCGTGTATAAGATTACATTTAGGGCTTTTAGAGGAAGGACTCCGTTCAAATTTATTGACGCTTGACGCTTCCCAACAATCTATTCTAAATAGTTTTCAATACATAAAATTAAAAAAAAGCTATCCTCGACGTATTATAAGGCGTTTATATAGAACGATAACAGAAATAGATGAAAAAGAACGTCACATAATTCAATTCCGTCCAAAGGGCTTTGAATTATTTTCTTTCGCCACTTCACCGCATAGAATTCAAGAGCATCCTTTCTACAAAAGAGCCGACATCATTAATCTTCATTGGATTTCTGGTTTTTTGGATTATTCTTCATTTTTTAAAAATGTAAATAAACCGGTCGTTTGGACACTTCATGATATGAATCCTTTTACAGGCGGTTGCCATTATGCTGGGGATTGTTTTGGCTTTCAAAAAATTTGCTCAGATTGTCCTCAATTAAAAGGAACTATTGATGCAAACTATGCAGCTACAATGTTGGAGAAAAAGTTAAATTCTCTGAAACATGGAAATTGCAATTTAATCATTGCAGCACCATCAAAATGGCTTTTTCAGCAGTCTCAAAAAAGCAAGTTGTTTCAAAAAATTCCTCATATTTTAATCCCATACGGTTTGCCAGAACAATTTTTTTTTCCGCAAGAGAAAAATATATCTAAACAAAAATTAAATATATCTCCGAATAAAAAAGTTATTTTATTTGTATCTGATTCAGTTGAAAACAAAAGAAAAGGTTTTGACATTTTACTAAACTCATTGTCTAAAATAGATAGAAGTTTTGATTTTGTTCTGTGTGCTGTAGGACATTTGGATAAAGAAAACATAAAAAACGTTGATAATCTTCATTTATTAGGTTCTATAAGTGATGAATCTACAATGAGTACCATCTATTCTGCGGCTGACGTTTTTGTTATTCCATCTCTCGAAGATAATTTGCCTAATACTGTACTTGAATCTTTAATGTGTGGAACGCCTGTAATTGGTTTTAATATTGGAGGTATTTCTGATATGATTGTACATGGAGAAAATGGCTATCTTGTTAATCAAACAAATTCAGATGCACTGGCAGAAGCCATAAATAAATTTCTAAGCGGTTCAGACCCTTTTGATAGAGGAGTTATTAGAAATGAAGCTGTTAAAAATTATGCATTACGTGTTCAAGCTAAAAAGTATATACAGCTTTATCAGGAGATTTTAAATAAGTCATAG
- a CDS encoding FkbM family methyltransferase, with protein MWKRLIKRLFVKVIGKERIKKTIVFFAKVSDIDLLLLAYNNIGILKYQNFGISGEKFLIEKILKKNIVSEKPVFFDVGANVGMYSLELKKIFPNAEIWAFEPNQESYKKLVNLVDNGIRCVNIGFGECEKNIMIYSDLDKTGSSHATIYKGVYEHFYNAKKFLEIPIHLEKLDDFCRSNNISEIDFLKIDTEGNELNVLKGASDILKKGSVKIIQFEFGECNVFSKVFLKDFYDILGNYDIYRLDTENLISLSKYNSLNEIFRYQNIIAVNKSFLCVNA; from the coding sequence ATGTGGAAGCGTTTGATTAAAAGGCTTTTTGTAAAAGTAATTGGCAAGGAAAGAATAAAAAAAACTATTGTTTTTTTTGCGAAAGTGTCAGATATTGATTTACTATTACTAGCCTATAACAATATAGGGATTTTAAAGTATCAAAATTTTGGCATTAGTGGGGAAAAGTTTCTTATTGAAAAAATTTTAAAAAAAAATATTGTTTCAGAAAAGCCTGTTTTTTTTGATGTTGGGGCTAACGTTGGAATGTACTCATTAGAACTAAAAAAAATATTTCCAAACGCTGAAATTTGGGCTTTTGAGCCTAATCAGGAATCATATAAAAAATTAGTGAATTTAGTTGATAATGGCATAAGATGTGTGAATATTGGCTTTGGAGAATGCGAAAAAAATATTATGATTTATTCTGATTTAGATAAAACAGGTTCTTCTCATGCAACTATATATAAAGGAGTGTATGAACATTTTTATAATGCGAAAAAATTTTTGGAAATTCCTATTCATTTGGAGAAGTTAGATGATTTTTGCAGATCAAATAATATTAGTGAAATCGACTTTTTAAAAATTGATACTGAAGGAAATGAACTGAATGTATTAAAAGGGGCTTCAGACATCCTGAAAAAAGGATCGGTAAAAATTATTCAATTTGAGTTTGGTGAATGTAATGTTTTTTCAAAGGTTTTTTTAAAAGATTTTTATGATATTTTAGGAAATTATGATATTTATAGACTTGATACGGAAAATTTGATTTCATTATCAAAATATAATTCATTAAATGAGATTTTTCGTTATCAGAACATAATTGCTGTTAATAAATCATTTTTGTGTGTAAATGCTTAG